One genomic region from Ammospiza caudacuta isolate bAmmCau1 unplaced genomic scaffold, bAmmCau1.pri scaffold_39, whole genome shotgun sequence encodes:
- the LOC131571843 gene encoding olfactory receptor 14J1-like, with protein MFFFLLNLALADLGSICTTVPKAMHNSLWDTRDISYTGCAVQLFLFVFFMGAELSLLTVMCYDRYVSICKPLHYGTLLGSRACAHMAAAAWASAFLNALVHTANTFSLPLCHGNALGQFFCEIPQILKLSCSHSNFRELELLVVTVFLVFGCFVFIVFSYVQIFRVVLRIPSEQGRHKAFSTCLPHLAVLSLFLSTGIFSYLKPPSMSSPSLDLTLSVLYSVVTPALNPLIYSLRNQELKAAVWRLMAGCIQKD; from the coding sequence atgttcttcttcctgctcaacctggccctcgctgacctgggctccatctgcaccactgtccccaaagccatgcacaattccctctgggacaccagggacatctcctacacTGGATGTGCTGTACAGCTATTTCTGTTTGTCTTCTTCATGGGAGCAGAGCTTTCCCTCCTGACCGTGATGTGCTatgaccgctacgtgtccatctgcaaacccctgcactacgggaccctcctgggcagcagagcttgtgcccacatggcagcagctgcctgggccagtgcctttctcaatgctcttgtgcacacagccaatacattttccctgcccctgtgccatggcaatgccctgggccagttcttctgtgaaatcccacagatcctcaagctctcctgctcacactcaAACTTCAGGGAACTTGAGCTTCTTGTTGTTACAGTCTTTTTggtgtttggttgttttgtgttcattgttttctcctatgtgcagatcttcagggttGTGCTGAgaatcccctctgagcagggacggcacaaagccttttccacctgcctccctcacctggctgtgctctccctgttcctcagcactggTATATTTTCCTACTTAaagcccccctccatgtcctctccatccctggatctgaccctgtcagttctgtactcggtaGTGACTCCAGCCttgaaccccctcatctacagcctgaggaaccaggagctcaaggctgccgTGTGGAGACTAATGGCTGGATGCATTCAGAAAGACTAA